The proteins below come from a single Argentina anserina chromosome 1, drPotAnse1.1, whole genome shotgun sequence genomic window:
- the LOC126805091 gene encoding calmodulin-binding transcription activator 3-like isoform X2 → MAETKRYGLGNQLDIQQILLEAKHRWLRPAEICEILQNYKKFHISSEPANTPPGGSLFLFDRKVLRYFRKDGHNWRKKKDGKTVKEAHERLKAGSVDVLHCYYAHGEDNENFQRRSYWMLEEDLSNIVLVHYRDVKPNRTNFNHVKESESVPYSNGAEGIACQSQMENSVSSSFNPSNYQMHSQATEATSMSSVQASELEDAESAFYNQSSSSLQPMAENINSELSDAYYPAFANEFQENLSTIPGVDFRSLSQAYKVDDSIQAGDTYEPRKVRDFALWDDMENSATGIQPFQPPFSGTHSDTMGSVPKQEIEMLGQLYTGSFDKRLAYGIENKPQVQQTWQTSEGSSNWPMDQSLQSYAQYNVTTKLHDGADTTDLLKSLGPFLTGSDKQSDLQFYLSNTDTSSKRNDLIEEKTEYPSVIKPLLDGSLGDGLKKLDSFNQWMSKELEDVDEPQKQSSSGAYWDTVESENEVDESSVPLQVRLDSYMLGPSLSHDQLFSIVDFSPSWAYENSEIKVLITGRFLKSQHAEGCKWSCMFGEVEVPAEVIADGVLRCYTPIHKSGRVPFYVTCSNRLACSEVREFEYRVFQSQDVDSKDRECEYRVAQTQDVDSKDYYNDFSNETLSMRFGKLLSSSSTSPNFDPESTVDNSELISKITSLLKNDNDEWDKMLQLTSEEDFSLKSVEEQLLQQLLKEKLHAWLLQKLAEGGKGPNVLDEGGQGVLHFGAALGYDWVLLPTITAGVSVNFRDVNGWTALHWAAYCGRERTVAELIYLGAAPGALTDPTAKYPSGETPADLASEQGHKGIAGYLAESALSKHLESLNLDLKDGNSPDISGAKAVSSSSRDGELTDGLSLRDSLTAVCNATQAAARIHQVFRVQSFQRKQLKEYDGDKFGISNERALSLIAVKSHKAGKRDEHVDAAAVRIQNKFRSWKGRKDFLIIRQRIVKIQAHVRGHQVRKNYRKIVWTVGIVEKIILRWRRKGSGLRGFKPEPLTEGPSMQISSAKDDDDDILKEGRKQTEERMQKALARVKSMAQYPEARDQYHRLLNVVTEIQETKVLDSSEGTSAYMDDDLIDIEALFDDDIFMPTAAS, encoded by the exons ATGGCGGAGACCAAACGTTATGGTCTTGGGAATCAACTAG ATATTCAGCAGATACTCTTAGAAGCTAAACACCGATGGCTACGCCCAGCTGAAATTTGTGAAATTCTTCAgaattataaaaaatttcatatatCTTCAGAGCCTGCAAATACGCCACCTG GTGGGTCACTTTTTCTTTTCGATCGAAAGGTGCTGAGGTATTTCAGGAAAGATGGTCATAACTGGAGGaagaaaaaagatggaaaGACTGTGAAAGAGGCGCATGAGAGACTCAAG GCTGGGAGTGTTGATGTGTTGCACTGCTACTATGCCCACGGAGAGGACAACGAAAACTTTCAAAGACGCAGTTATTGGATGCTTGAAGA GGACCTCTCAAACATTGTTCTCGTCCACTACCGAGATGTAAAG CCAAATAGGACAAATTTCAATCATGTTAAAGAGTCTGAAAGTGTTCCCTATTCCAATGGAGCTGAAGGAATTGCATGCCAGTCTCAGATGGAGAATTCTGTTTCTTCCAGTTTCAATCCTAGTAATTACCAAATGCATTCTCAAGCTACAGAGGCGACAAGCATGAGTAGTGTTCAAGCATCGGAGTTGGAAGATGCAGAATCAG CATTTTATAACCAATCAAGTTCGTCGTTGCAGCCTATGGCTGAGAATATTAATTCTGAGTTGTCTGATGCATACTATCCAGCATTTGCAA ATGAATTTCAAGAAAATTTGTCAACCATTCCTGGGGTGGATTTTAGGTCACTTTCTCAAGCATATAAGGTTGATGATAGTATTCAAGCTGGAGATACCTATGAACCCAGGAAAGTTCGTGATTTTGCATTATGGGACGATATGGAAAACAGTGCTACTGGCATTCAACCTTTTCAGCCACCGTTTTCAGGAACACATTCTGATACAATGGGAAGCGTTCCTAAGCAAGAAATTGAGATGCTTGGGCAACTTTATACAGGCAGTTTCGATAAAAGGCTGGCGTATGGGATTGAAAATAAACCACAGGTCCAACAAACTTGGCAG ACTTCCGAAGGATCATCAAACTGGCCTATGGATCAGAGCTTGCAATCATATGCGCAATACAATGTCACCACTAAGCTCCATGATGGAGCCGATACCACTGATTTACTGAAGTCATTGGGGCCCTTCCTTACAGGTTCAGACAAGCAAAGTGACCTTCAATTTTATCTTTCAAACACAGATACTAGTTCCAAGAGAAATGATCTCATTGAGGAAAAAACTGAGTACCCTTCTGTGATTAAGCCCCTTCTGGATGGGTCACTTGGTGATGGTCTGAAGAAGCTTGACAGCTTCAATCAATGGATGAGTAAAGAACTTGAAGATGTGGATGAGCCACAAAAGCAGTCCAGTTCTGGGGCCTACTGGGATACTGTTGAAAGTGAAAATGAGGTTGACGAGTCCAGTGTTCCCCTGCAAGTACGCTTGGATAGCTATATGCTGGGGCCTTCTCTTTCTCATGACCAGCTCTTTAGCATTGTTGATTTCTCACCAAGCTGGGCATATGAAAACTCTGAAATCAAG GTTTTGATCACAGGAAGATTTTTGAAAAGTCAACATGCAGAAGGTTGTAAATGGTCATGTATGTTTGGGGAAGTTGAAGTTCCTGCCGAGGTTATAGCAGATGGTGTTCTTCGTTGTTATACTCCAATACACAAGTCTGGAAGGGTTCCTTTCTATGTGACATGTTCGAATAGGCTGGCTTGTAGTGAAGTAAGGGAATTTGAATACCGAGTTTTCCAAAGTCAAGATGTTGATTCTAAAGATAGGGAATGTGAATACCGAGTCGCTCAAACTCAAGATGTTGATTCTAAAGATTATTACAATGATTTCTCAAATGAAACACTCAGTATGCGCTTTGGAAAATTATTGTCTTCAAGCTCTACATCTCCAAATTTTGATCCAGAAAGTACTGTAGATAACTCTGAGTTGATCAGTAAAATTACTTCTCTGCTGAAAAATGACAATGATGAATGGGACAAGATGCTACAACTTACCTCAGAAGAGGACTTTTCCTTAAAGAGTGTTGAGGAGCAGTTGCTTCAACAGTTACTTAAAGAGAAGTTGCATGCATGGCTCTTGCAGAAGCTGGCTGAAGGTGGTAAAGGCCCTAATGTTTTAGACGAGGGTGGCCAAGGTGTGTTACATTTTGGAGCTGCTCTTGGCTATGACTGGGTCCTATTGCCCACAATAACTGCTGGAGTTAGCGTCAATTTCCGTGATGTGAATGGATGGACAGCACTTCATTGGGCAGCCTATTGTGGCAG AGAGCGCACAGTCGCAGAACTCATCTATCTTGGTGCCGCTCCTGGAGCATTAACAGATCCAACTGCCAAATATCCTTCAGGAGAAACACCTGCTGACCTAGCCTCTGAACAAGGACACAAAGGGATAGCTGGTTATCTTGCAGAATCTGCTTTGAGTAAACACCTTGAATCTCTTAATTTGGATCTCAAGGATGGAAATTCTCCAGATATATCAGGAGCAAAAGCAGTTTCAAGTTCTAGCAGGGATGGGGAGTTGACAGATGGGCTTTCCCTGAGGGATTCTTTAACTGCTGTCTGTAATGCGACACAAGCTGCTGCTCGTATTCATCAAGTGTTCAGGGTACAATCTTTCCAAAGAAAGCAGTTGAAAGAGTACGATGGTGATAAATTTGGAATTTCGAATGAACGGGCACTATCACTTATTGCGGTCAAGTCACATAAGGCTGGAAAACGTGATGAGCATGTGGATGCTGCAGCAGTACGAATACAAAATAAGTTCCGTAGTTGGAAGGGTAGAAAAGACTTTCTGATCATCCGTCAACGGATTGTCAAAATTCAG GCCCATGTAAGAGGTCACCAGGTGAGGAaaaactatagaaagatagtctGGACCGTAGGAATTGTAGAGAAGATCATCCTGCGTTGGAGAAGAAAAGGAAGTGGGTTGCGTGGGTTCAAACCAGAACCTCTTACTGAGGGCCCCAGCATGCAAATTTCATCCGCCAAGGATGATGACGACGACATACTGAAAGAAGGAAGGAAGCAAACAGAGGAAAGGATGCAAAAGGCACTTGCTAGGGTGAAATCCATGGCTCAGTACCCTGAAGCAAGAGACCAATATCATCGACTTTTAAATGTTGTCACTGAGATTCAGGAAACCAAG GTGCTGGATAGTTCGGAAGGGACATCAGCTTATATGGATGACGACCTGATAGACATTGAAGCATTGTTCGATGATGACATTTTTATGCCTACAGCTGCTTCATGA
- the LOC126805091 gene encoding calmodulin-binding transcription activator 3-like isoform X1 produces the protein MAETKRYGLGNQLDIQQILLEAKHRWLRPAEICEILQNYKKFHISSEPANTPPGGSLFLFDRKVLRYFRKDGHNWRKKKDGKTVKEAHERLKAGSVDVLHCYYAHGEDNENFQRRSYWMLEEDLSNIVLVHYRDVKPNRTNFNHVKESESVPYSNGAEGIACQSQMENSVSSSFNPSNYQMHSQATEATSMSSVQASELEDAESVIYNAAFYNQSSSSLQPMAENINSELSDAYYPAFANEFQENLSTIPGVDFRSLSQAYKVDDSIQAGDTYEPRKVRDFALWDDMENSATGIQPFQPPFSGTHSDTMGSVPKQEIEMLGQLYTGSFDKRLAYGIENKPQVQQTWQTSEGSSNWPMDQSLQSYAQYNVTTKLHDGADTTDLLKSLGPFLTGSDKQSDLQFYLSNTDTSSKRNDLIEEKTEYPSVIKPLLDGSLGDGLKKLDSFNQWMSKELEDVDEPQKQSSSGAYWDTVESENEVDESSVPLQVRLDSYMLGPSLSHDQLFSIVDFSPSWAYENSEIKVLITGRFLKSQHAEGCKWSCMFGEVEVPAEVIADGVLRCYTPIHKSGRVPFYVTCSNRLACSEVREFEYRVFQSQDVDSKDRECEYRVAQTQDVDSKDYYNDFSNETLSMRFGKLLSSSSTSPNFDPESTVDNSELISKITSLLKNDNDEWDKMLQLTSEEDFSLKSVEEQLLQQLLKEKLHAWLLQKLAEGGKGPNVLDEGGQGVLHFGAALGYDWVLLPTITAGVSVNFRDVNGWTALHWAAYCGRERTVAELIYLGAAPGALTDPTAKYPSGETPADLASEQGHKGIAGYLAESALSKHLESLNLDLKDGNSPDISGAKAVSSSSRDGELTDGLSLRDSLTAVCNATQAAARIHQVFRVQSFQRKQLKEYDGDKFGISNERALSLIAVKSHKAGKRDEHVDAAAVRIQNKFRSWKGRKDFLIIRQRIVKIQAHVRGHQVRKNYRKIVWTVGIVEKIILRWRRKGSGLRGFKPEPLTEGPSMQISSAKDDDDDILKEGRKQTEERMQKALARVKSMAQYPEARDQYHRLLNVVTEIQETKVLDSSEGTSAYMDDDLIDIEALFDDDIFMPTAAS, from the exons ATGGCGGAGACCAAACGTTATGGTCTTGGGAATCAACTAG ATATTCAGCAGATACTCTTAGAAGCTAAACACCGATGGCTACGCCCAGCTGAAATTTGTGAAATTCTTCAgaattataaaaaatttcatatatCTTCAGAGCCTGCAAATACGCCACCTG GTGGGTCACTTTTTCTTTTCGATCGAAAGGTGCTGAGGTATTTCAGGAAAGATGGTCATAACTGGAGGaagaaaaaagatggaaaGACTGTGAAAGAGGCGCATGAGAGACTCAAG GCTGGGAGTGTTGATGTGTTGCACTGCTACTATGCCCACGGAGAGGACAACGAAAACTTTCAAAGACGCAGTTATTGGATGCTTGAAGA GGACCTCTCAAACATTGTTCTCGTCCACTACCGAGATGTAAAG CCAAATAGGACAAATTTCAATCATGTTAAAGAGTCTGAAAGTGTTCCCTATTCCAATGGAGCTGAAGGAATTGCATGCCAGTCTCAGATGGAGAATTCTGTTTCTTCCAGTTTCAATCCTAGTAATTACCAAATGCATTCTCAAGCTACAGAGGCGACAAGCATGAGTAGTGTTCAAGCATCGGAGTTGGAAGATGCAGAATCAG TGATATACAATGCAGCATTTTATAACCAATCAAGTTCGTCGTTGCAGCCTATGGCTGAGAATATTAATTCTGAGTTGTCTGATGCATACTATCCAGCATTTGCAA ATGAATTTCAAGAAAATTTGTCAACCATTCCTGGGGTGGATTTTAGGTCACTTTCTCAAGCATATAAGGTTGATGATAGTATTCAAGCTGGAGATACCTATGAACCCAGGAAAGTTCGTGATTTTGCATTATGGGACGATATGGAAAACAGTGCTACTGGCATTCAACCTTTTCAGCCACCGTTTTCAGGAACACATTCTGATACAATGGGAAGCGTTCCTAAGCAAGAAATTGAGATGCTTGGGCAACTTTATACAGGCAGTTTCGATAAAAGGCTGGCGTATGGGATTGAAAATAAACCACAGGTCCAACAAACTTGGCAG ACTTCCGAAGGATCATCAAACTGGCCTATGGATCAGAGCTTGCAATCATATGCGCAATACAATGTCACCACTAAGCTCCATGATGGAGCCGATACCACTGATTTACTGAAGTCATTGGGGCCCTTCCTTACAGGTTCAGACAAGCAAAGTGACCTTCAATTTTATCTTTCAAACACAGATACTAGTTCCAAGAGAAATGATCTCATTGAGGAAAAAACTGAGTACCCTTCTGTGATTAAGCCCCTTCTGGATGGGTCACTTGGTGATGGTCTGAAGAAGCTTGACAGCTTCAATCAATGGATGAGTAAAGAACTTGAAGATGTGGATGAGCCACAAAAGCAGTCCAGTTCTGGGGCCTACTGGGATACTGTTGAAAGTGAAAATGAGGTTGACGAGTCCAGTGTTCCCCTGCAAGTACGCTTGGATAGCTATATGCTGGGGCCTTCTCTTTCTCATGACCAGCTCTTTAGCATTGTTGATTTCTCACCAAGCTGGGCATATGAAAACTCTGAAATCAAG GTTTTGATCACAGGAAGATTTTTGAAAAGTCAACATGCAGAAGGTTGTAAATGGTCATGTATGTTTGGGGAAGTTGAAGTTCCTGCCGAGGTTATAGCAGATGGTGTTCTTCGTTGTTATACTCCAATACACAAGTCTGGAAGGGTTCCTTTCTATGTGACATGTTCGAATAGGCTGGCTTGTAGTGAAGTAAGGGAATTTGAATACCGAGTTTTCCAAAGTCAAGATGTTGATTCTAAAGATAGGGAATGTGAATACCGAGTCGCTCAAACTCAAGATGTTGATTCTAAAGATTATTACAATGATTTCTCAAATGAAACACTCAGTATGCGCTTTGGAAAATTATTGTCTTCAAGCTCTACATCTCCAAATTTTGATCCAGAAAGTACTGTAGATAACTCTGAGTTGATCAGTAAAATTACTTCTCTGCTGAAAAATGACAATGATGAATGGGACAAGATGCTACAACTTACCTCAGAAGAGGACTTTTCCTTAAAGAGTGTTGAGGAGCAGTTGCTTCAACAGTTACTTAAAGAGAAGTTGCATGCATGGCTCTTGCAGAAGCTGGCTGAAGGTGGTAAAGGCCCTAATGTTTTAGACGAGGGTGGCCAAGGTGTGTTACATTTTGGAGCTGCTCTTGGCTATGACTGGGTCCTATTGCCCACAATAACTGCTGGAGTTAGCGTCAATTTCCGTGATGTGAATGGATGGACAGCACTTCATTGGGCAGCCTATTGTGGCAG AGAGCGCACAGTCGCAGAACTCATCTATCTTGGTGCCGCTCCTGGAGCATTAACAGATCCAACTGCCAAATATCCTTCAGGAGAAACACCTGCTGACCTAGCCTCTGAACAAGGACACAAAGGGATAGCTGGTTATCTTGCAGAATCTGCTTTGAGTAAACACCTTGAATCTCTTAATTTGGATCTCAAGGATGGAAATTCTCCAGATATATCAGGAGCAAAAGCAGTTTCAAGTTCTAGCAGGGATGGGGAGTTGACAGATGGGCTTTCCCTGAGGGATTCTTTAACTGCTGTCTGTAATGCGACACAAGCTGCTGCTCGTATTCATCAAGTGTTCAGGGTACAATCTTTCCAAAGAAAGCAGTTGAAAGAGTACGATGGTGATAAATTTGGAATTTCGAATGAACGGGCACTATCACTTATTGCGGTCAAGTCACATAAGGCTGGAAAACGTGATGAGCATGTGGATGCTGCAGCAGTACGAATACAAAATAAGTTCCGTAGTTGGAAGGGTAGAAAAGACTTTCTGATCATCCGTCAACGGATTGTCAAAATTCAG GCCCATGTAAGAGGTCACCAGGTGAGGAaaaactatagaaagatagtctGGACCGTAGGAATTGTAGAGAAGATCATCCTGCGTTGGAGAAGAAAAGGAAGTGGGTTGCGTGGGTTCAAACCAGAACCTCTTACTGAGGGCCCCAGCATGCAAATTTCATCCGCCAAGGATGATGACGACGACATACTGAAAGAAGGAAGGAAGCAAACAGAGGAAAGGATGCAAAAGGCACTTGCTAGGGTGAAATCCATGGCTCAGTACCCTGAAGCAAGAGACCAATATCATCGACTTTTAAATGTTGTCACTGAGATTCAGGAAACCAAG GTGCTGGATAGTTCGGAAGGGACATCAGCTTATATGGATGACGACCTGATAGACATTGAAGCATTGTTCGATGATGACATTTTTATGCCTACAGCTGCTTCATGA
- the LOC126805101 gene encoding cyclin-dependent kinase C-1-like: MTTAAFGQINTEELPTWGSRSADCFEKIKQIGAGMYGQVFKAREIRTGEIVALKRIRMDNEKEGFPITAIREIKLLKKLHHENIIKLKEIVTSAGPEKNDQENQDSKKLEGGIYMVFEYMDHDLTGLADRPGVRFSIPQIKCYMKQLLTGLHYCHINQVLHRDMKGSNLLLDNEGKLKLADFGLAKSFATNHEGQLTNRVITLWYRPPELLLGATKYGPAVDMWSVGCIFAELLNGAPILQGRTEPDQLNKIYELCGSADETNWPGVSKLHFYNNFKPPRPLKRRVRERFRRFDSHALDLLDHLLTLDPNQRWSAKQALDAEYFWVDPLPCDPKSLPKYESSHEFETKKRKQEQRQLEEQNKRPRLQHGRLPPYQHAEPHQTKDTQPSYSAGPSHHPYGKHPAPPGGPSMYPPRNQSGAYNRGGHAGGYSGEPYPPQGRAPQYNGSSMPAASGPRGPPGGYGVGPPNYSQSSQYGGPAPGRGMNNRSQQYGRQQQ; the protein is encoded by the exons ATGACCACGGCGGCGTTTGGGCAGATCAACACCGAAGAGCTGCCCACGTGGGGCTCCCGCAGCGCCGATTGCTTCGAGAAAATCAAGCAAATCGGCGCCGGCATGTACGG CCAAGTGTTCAAGGCCAGAGAGATCAGAACTGGTGAAATTGTTGCTTTGAAAAGGATACGTATGGATAATGAAAAAGAAGGG TTTCCTATTACAGCAATTAGAGAAATTAAGCTTCTGAAGAAGCTTCATCATGAAAATATTATTAAGCTGAAAGAGATTGTAACTTCTGCGG GTCCTGAAAAGAATGATCAAGAGAATCAAG ATAGTAAAAAGCTTGAGGGTGGCATTTATATGGTGTTTGAATATATGGATCATGATTTGACTGGCCTTGCTGATCGTCCTGGAGTGAGATTTTCAATCCCACAGATAAAG TGCTATATGAAGCAGTTATTAACTGGGCTTCATTACTGTCATATTAATCAAGTACTTCATCGCGACATGAAAG GTTCTAATCTTTTGTTAGATAATGAGGGAAAATTGAAGCTTGCAGACTTTGGGCTCGCAAAATCCTTTGCTACCAACCATGAAGGACAGCTTACAAATCGTGTTATTACTTTGTGGTACAG GCCCCCAGAGTTACTGCTTGGAGCCACCAAGTATGGACCAGCTGTTGACATGTGGTCTGTTGGTTGCATATTTGCTGAACTTCTGAATGGTGCACCAATTTTGCAAGGAAGAACTGAA CCTGACCAACTGAACAAGATATATGAGCTTTGTGGATCAGCTGATGAGACCAACTGGCCTGGTGTTTCAAAATTGCATTTCTATAATAATTTCAAGCCACCAAGGCCCCTGAAGCGGCGAGTCAGGGAACGTTTCAGACG TTTTGACAGCCATGCTCTGGATTTACTCGATCACTTGTTAACCCTTGATCCGAATCAG AGATGGTCTGCAAAGCAAGCACTGGATGCAGAGTATTTCTGGGTTGATCCTTTGCCCTGTGATCCGAAGAG CCTGCCCAAGTATGAATCATCGCATGAGTTTGAAACAAAGAAGAGGAAGCAGGAACAGCGACAACTTGAAGAACAAAACAAGAGACCAAGGTTACAACATGGTCGACTGCCTCCCTATCAACATGCGGAGCCTCATCAAACAAAAGATACACAGCCATCGTATTCTGCTGGACCTAGTCACCACCCCTATGGAAAGCATCCTGCTCCTCCTGGAGGTCCAAGCATGTACCCTCCTAGGAATCAGAGTGGGGCCTACAACCGTGGAGGTCATGCTGGAGGGTACAGTGGTGAACCATATCCACCTCAAGGCCGGGCTCCACAATATAATGGCAGTAGTATGCCAGCAGCTTCTGGTCCTAGAGGTCCTCCAGGGGGTTATGGAGTTGGTCCTCCTAACTATTCCCAATCTAGTCAGTATGGAGGTCCTGCTCCTGGTAGAGGTATGAATAATCGGAGCCAACAGTATGGCCGACAGCAACAGTAA